In Aquimarina sp. TRL1, a single window of DNA contains:
- the rpsL gene encoding 30S ribosomal protein S12, producing the protein MPTISQLVRKGRAKITKKSKSAALDSCPQRRGVCTRVYTTTPKKPNSAMRKVARVRLTNGKEVNAYIGGEGHNLQEHSIVLVRGGRVKDLPGVRYHIVRGALDTAGVEGRTQRRSKYGAKRPKK; encoded by the coding sequence ATGCCAACAATTTCACAATTAGTACGAAAAGGTAGAGCCAAAATAACTAAGAAGAGTAAATCGGCTGCTTTGGATTCGTGCCCGCAACGTCGCGGTGTATGTACTCGTGTGTATACCACTACACCAAAAAAACCAAACTCTGCTATGCGTAAGGTAGCGCGTGTTAGGTTAACAAATGGAAAAGAGGTCAATGCATACATCGGTGGTGAAGGTCACAACCTCCAGGAGCACTCGATAGTATTAGTTAGAGGTGGAAGGGTAAAAGATTTACCAGGAGTTAGATATCATATTGTTCGTGGAGCTTTGGACACCGCTGGTGTTGAAGGAAGAACGCAACGTAGATCTAAGTATGGTGCAAAACGCCCTAAGAAGTAA
- a CDS encoding SusD/RagB family nutrient-binding outer membrane lipoprotein — MLKKQIKKITKGITFLSFALIISSCETTELEILDDPNALTPNQADIDLFLNSAEIELSTIFDREGLSELGMEVTRILHGFGPTYNNAYAPSTTNNLWTISYAGILADLRAIRPIAEEGQLYTHVGISQTLEAYVIMALVDYFGDIPYSEALNGAEFPNPKLDNGSDVYKEAEKLLNEALVNFTKEELRKPSSDLFYGGDKSKWIKFTNTVKLKLHLQTRLVDSEAGSKINALISEGNLILDAADDFVFKYSATDANPDSRHPLFGRNFDAAADVSDYMSNSYMVLLKNDYISGDPRTRYYFYRQSLDFTTDPNENECVTIARPTHYSSEDTYCNPGDGYWGRDHFDNDGIPPDGGKRTTWGVYPVGGQFDYNQGEAVSGRQIGLKGAGIAPILLSSFTNFMLAEASLKSGVSGDPKSYLEAGIRQSINKVIELGSTTPEMEIELVADDPDTPENERKTVREIYGSSSADIDLYIEKVLERYDSLSGDDRLELVVIEYFKALFGNGLEAYNTYRRTGFPSNLQPALEPQPGEFINSFFYPEELFQQNSNVDQKPNQAVRVFWAEGGPTVD, encoded by the coding sequence ATGTTAAAAAAACAAATAAAAAAAATAACCAAAGGAATAACTTTTTTATCCTTTGCTCTCATAATTAGCTCATGCGAGACAACTGAGCTAGAAATATTAGACGACCCTAACGCTTTAACACCAAATCAAGCGGACATAGATTTATTCCTTAACTCAGCAGAAATAGAACTTTCTACAATATTCGATCGCGAAGGGTTATCCGAATTAGGTATGGAAGTAACCAGGATCCTACATGGTTTTGGTCCAACCTACAACAATGCATATGCTCCAAGTACAACTAATAACCTTTGGACAATATCGTATGCAGGAATTTTAGCCGACCTTAGAGCAATTAGACCTATAGCCGAGGAAGGTCAATTATATACTCATGTAGGTATTTCTCAAACACTAGAAGCTTATGTAATAATGGCATTAGTAGATTATTTTGGCGATATCCCATACTCCGAAGCTTTAAACGGAGCCGAATTCCCTAACCCTAAACTAGACAACGGATCTGATGTCTATAAAGAAGCAGAAAAGCTATTAAACGAAGCTTTAGTAAATTTCACTAAAGAAGAACTAAGAAAACCTTCTTCAGATCTTTTCTACGGAGGTGACAAATCCAAATGGATAAAGTTCACCAATACTGTAAAACTAAAGTTACATTTACAAACAAGACTCGTAGACTCAGAAGCAGGCTCAAAAATAAACGCACTGATCTCTGAAGGAAATCTTATTCTGGATGCCGCAGATGATTTTGTCTTTAAATATTCTGCCACAGATGCAAACCCAGACAGTAGACACCCATTATTTGGTCGTAATTTTGATGCTGCTGCTGATGTTTCTGACTACATGTCTAACTCCTACATGGTACTTCTTAAAAACGATTATATTTCCGGAGACCCAAGAACCAGGTACTACTTCTATAGACAATCTCTTGATTTTACGACTGACCCAAATGAAAATGAATGTGTTACAATCGCCAGACCTACACATTATTCTTCAGAGGACACATACTGTAACCCTGGTGATGGTTATTGGGGTAGAGATCATTTTGACAATGACGGAATTCCACCAGACGGAGGTAAAAGAACAACATGGGGAGTTTACCCTGTTGGAGGGCAATTTGACTACAACCAAGGAGAAGCCGTTAGCGGAAGACAAATTGGTCTAAAAGGAGCCGGAATTGCTCCAATACTACTATCTTCATTCACTAATTTCATGTTAGCGGAAGCATCTTTAAAATCCGGTGTTAGCGGAGATCCTAAAAGCTATCTTGAAGCCGGAATCAGACAATCTATAAACAAAGTAATTGAATTAGGTAGCACTACCCCTGAAATGGAAATAGAATTGGTTGCTGATGACCCTGACACTCCAGAAAATGAAAGAAAAACTGTTAGAGAGATATACGGCTCATCAAGTGCTGATATCGATTTATACATAGAAAAAGTATTAGAGCGATACGATAGCTTATCTGGTGACGACAGATTAGAACTTGTAGTAATTGAATACTTCAAAGCTTTATTTGGAAATGGATTAGAAGCCTATAACACATACAGAAGAACAGGCTTTCCTTCTAACCTACAACCTGCACTTGAGCCACAACCGGGAGAATTCATTAATTCTTTTTTCTACCCTGAAGAGCTATTCCAACAAAATTCAAATGTCGACCAAAAACCTAATCAAGCAGTTAGAGTATTTTGGGCAGAAGGAGGTCCAACAGTTGATTAA
- a CDS encoding SusC/RagA family TonB-linked outer membrane protein, translating to MKQTSKQILMLFTVLIVQLTFAQEKTVTGIVTDQSGVPLPGVNILIQGTNSGTQTDFDGKYSINTNKGATLLFRYIGFANETILISEQSTINVSLREDAAVLEEVVVTAQGIQRERKSLGYSVSTVQSEEIQQQSQADLGRILQGKAAGINITATNGVSGSGTNFIIRGYNSISGSNQPLFIVDGVPFDGGANEQTAFFDGVTESSRFLDLDPNSITDVKVLKGLSATVLYGERGSNGVVLITTKGGSSKATNKKLEVTVTSSYYVNEAILPKFQKDYGGGFHQGFGFFFSNWGPNFNNQNPAPYGSSFRGIASDGTVLVEHPLGRLADESLKADFLDIVDTNYRYKNYNSVKNFFRSGGVSDNSINLRGGNEKATYNVGLSKLEDKGFTPGNKLSRINLSVGGNAELSNNIKVGGTINYSNTAYKTPPIAASTGSGTIGDGSSVFGDVLYTPRSVDLLGLPFQTSDGRSVYYRSGNDIQNPLWTVHNAKTTQDTERIFGNFRFNYKLNDNLALAYQLGLDTYTEFGSYGQNKGGVDGNQTGIYRTTQSKNKIWNHNLTLNYNKDLNEDLNLQFIVGGQSRRDVFQRDGVESTQQLAFGVLEHYNFVNHTTVNSFSNNPIAFLSEENQVGLYADATLGYKGALFLNFAARNDWTSTLETDNFSIFYPAASISFVPTDFFDSISNNDILSYLKLRLGYGTSAGFPAPYGTRNTLALTSRAFVDREGNVISGNSVSNRLGNPNLKPETISEIEAGMDAQFFNNKFSLNVSVYKKESKDLITDQSLDPASGFTVTRVNAGSLENKGIEVDFNIKALRLENFEWTLGGNFFADQNEITKLPEGTDQIALTSSIAGRAANYAIVGQPYGILQGTAIQRDANGNKIVDANGEYLATNDIQILGDPNPDWTMGITNTFKFFKNFTLYTNILYRHGGDIASQTASTLLGRGTVGFPIDRTATYILPGVKQDGSPNDIQVTATTIGFNTIGFGPNELQIYDGTTIRLNEVSLSYDMPNQYLKKTPFGNLSITLRGNNLWYKAVNFPDDVRFDTNALSTGVGNGQGIDFITGPSARRYGISVRATF from the coding sequence ATGAAACAAACAAGTAAGCAAATTTTAATGCTGTTTACGGTATTGATTGTGCAGTTAACTTTTGCACAAGAAAAAACAGTCACAGGTATTGTAACTGACCAAAGCGGAGTCCCCCTCCCTGGTGTAAACATCTTAATTCAAGGAACAAATTCCGGAACCCAAACAGACTTTGATGGAAAATATTCTATAAACACCAATAAAGGTGCAACTTTATTATTTCGTTATATTGGTTTCGCTAATGAAACTATACTTATTAGCGAACAATCTACAATCAATGTATCTCTCAGAGAAGATGCCGCTGTTCTTGAAGAAGTTGTTGTTACAGCTCAAGGAATACAGAGAGAAAGAAAATCTTTAGGATATTCAGTCAGTACAGTTCAATCCGAAGAAATCCAACAACAATCCCAGGCAGACCTAGGAAGAATACTTCAGGGAAAAGCAGCAGGAATAAACATTACAGCAACTAATGGGGTTTCTGGTTCAGGTACCAATTTCATCATTAGAGGTTACAACTCTATATCAGGAAGCAACCAACCATTATTTATTGTTGATGGAGTCCCATTTGACGGAGGAGCAAATGAACAAACTGCTTTTTTCGACGGGGTTACTGAATCTAGTAGATTTCTTGACCTAGACCCCAACTCTATAACTGACGTAAAAGTCCTTAAAGGACTTAGTGCCACTGTACTTTACGGAGAAAGAGGAAGTAATGGAGTAGTCTTAATAACAACAAAAGGAGGCAGCTCTAAAGCTACAAATAAAAAACTTGAAGTTACTGTCACAAGCTCTTATTATGTAAATGAAGCGATCCTTCCTAAATTTCAAAAAGATTATGGAGGTGGATTCCACCAAGGATTTGGTTTTTTCTTTAGTAACTGGGGTCCAAATTTCAACAACCAGAATCCCGCTCCATATGGTTCTTCTTTTAGAGGTATTGCTTCTGACGGAACCGTATTAGTAGAACACCCTCTTGGTCGATTAGCTGATGAATCTTTAAAAGCAGATTTTCTTGATATTGTAGACACTAACTACAGATACAAAAACTACAATAGTGTAAAGAACTTTTTCAGATCTGGAGGAGTTTCTGATAACTCTATCAACTTAAGAGGTGGAAACGAAAAAGCCACTTATAACGTTGGCCTCAGCAAACTAGAGGACAAAGGGTTTACTCCAGGCAACAAACTATCCAGAATAAACTTATCAGTTGGAGGTAATGCCGAACTTTCTAATAACATAAAAGTTGGTGGAACTATAAACTACTCTAACACCGCATACAAAACCCCTCCTATTGCAGCCTCTACAGGAAGCGGAACAATAGGCGATGGATCCTCTGTCTTTGGTGATGTTTTATACACCCCAAGAAGTGTTGATTTACTAGGACTTCCTTTCCAAACATCAGACGGAAGAAGTGTCTATTACAGATCCGGAAACGACATCCAAAACCCCTTATGGACTGTTCACAATGCAAAAACAACACAAGATACCGAACGCATATTTGGTAATTTCAGATTTAATTATAAACTAAACGATAATCTTGCATTAGCATATCAATTAGGTCTTGATACCTATACTGAATTTGGCTCATATGGTCAAAACAAAGGAGGAGTTGACGGAAACCAAACTGGTATTTACAGAACAACACAATCCAAAAATAAAATATGGAATCACAACTTAACCTTGAACTACAACAAAGACCTAAACGAAGATCTTAACTTACAATTCATTGTAGGAGGTCAATCAAGGCGAGATGTTTTCCAACGAGATGGCGTAGAAAGCACACAACAACTTGCATTTGGTGTTCTTGAACATTACAACTTTGTAAACCACACCACAGTTAACAGCTTCAGTAACAATCCAATAGCATTTTTATCAGAAGAAAATCAAGTCGGACTATATGCTGATGCCACCTTAGGCTACAAAGGAGCGTTATTTTTAAATTTCGCAGCAAGAAATGACTGGACCTCGACTTTAGAGACTGACAACTTTAGTATTTTTTACCCTGCCGCAAGTATCTCTTTTGTGCCTACTGATTTTTTCGATTCAATATCCAACAATGACATCCTAAGTTATCTCAAACTTAGACTTGGATACGGAACATCTGCAGGTTTCCCTGCTCCTTATGGAACGAGAAACACATTAGCATTAACATCTAGAGCTTTTGTTGACAGAGAAGGGAACGTAATATCAGGAAACTCGGTATCTAACAGATTAGGAAACCCTAACCTAAAACCCGAAACCATCTCGGAGATTGAAGCCGGTATGGACGCTCAGTTCTTCAATAACAAATTCTCCTTAAATGTAAGTGTATACAAAAAAGAATCTAAAGATCTTATAACAGACCAATCTCTTGATCCTGCAAGCGGCTTTACCGTAACAAGAGTAAATGCAGGATCATTAGAAAACAAAGGAATAGAAGTTGACTTTAACATCAAAGCCTTAAGACTTGAAAATTTTGAATGGACTTTAGGAGGAAACTTTTTCGCTGATCAAAATGAAATAACCAAATTACCAGAAGGGACAGACCAAATTGCCCTAACTAGTTCAATAGCAGGTAGAGCAGCTAATTATGCCATAGTTGGTCAACCATATGGTATATTACAGGGAACAGCAATCCAAAGAGATGCTAACGGCAATAAAATTGTTGATGCTAACGGAGAATACCTAGCTACAAACGATATTCAAATATTAGGAGACCCTAACCCTGACTGGACCATGGGAATCACTAACACTTTTAAGTTTTTCAAAAATTTCACATTATACACCAATATACTTTATAGACATGGTGGAGATATTGCTTCCCAAACAGCATCTACTCTTCTAGGACGAGGAACTGTTGGTTTCCCAATTGATAGAACCGCAACCTATATTCTTCCTGGAGTAAAACAAGATGGATCTCCTAATGATATTCAAGTAACAGCAACTACAATTGGATTTAACACCATAGGGTTTGGACCTAATGAATTACAAATCTATGATGGTACAACTATTCGACTTAATGAAGTTAGTCTTTCATACGACATGCCGAATCAATATTTAAAAAAGACTCCTTTCGGAAACCTTTCTATAACACTTAGAGGAAACAACCTTTGGTACAAAGCTGTTAACTTCCCTGATGATGTTCGTTTCGATACAAACGCACTAAGTACAGGTGTTGGGAACGGACAAGGTATTGATTTCATTACCGGACCGAGTGCAAGAAGATATGGAATCAGCGTAAGAGCTACTTTTTAA
- the fusA gene encoding elongation factor G: MARDLKYTRNIGIAAHIDAGKTTTTERILYYTGVSHKIGEVHDGAATMDWMEQEQERGITITSAATTCTWQFPTENGKPTADAKGYHFNIIDTPGHVDFTVEVNRSLRVLDGLVFLFSAVDGVEPQSETNWRLADNYKVPRMGFVNKMDRQGSNFLAVCNQVKEMLGSNAVPIVLNIGEEADFKGIVDLVKNRAIVWHDETQGATFDVIDIPEDLKEEARELRGKLIEEVAAYDENLLEKYMEDEDSITEEEVHAALRAAVMDMSIIPMVCGSAFKNKGVQFLLDAVCRYLPSPVDKDAIVGTDPDSGEEISRKPDVKEPFSALAFKIATDPFVGRLAFFRAYSGRLDAGSYVMNNRSGKKERISRIYQMHSNKQNAIEYIEAGDIGAAVGFKDIKTGDTLSDEKNRIVLESMDFPDPVIGIAVEPKTKADVDKLGMALAKLAEEDPTFTVRTDEASGQTIISGMGELHLDIIVDRLKREFKVEVNEGQPQVEYKEAITRAADHREVYKKQSGGRGKFADIVFTIEPAEEGKTGLEFVSEIKGGNVPKEFIPSVEKGFKMAMVNGPLAGYEIDALKVTLKDGSYHDVDSDQLSFELAAKLGFKAAAKAAGAVIMEPIMKLEVLTPEENMGDIVGDLNRRRGQVNDMSDRAGSKVVRANVPLSEMFGYVTSLRTLSSGRATSTMEFSHYAETPSNISEEVIAASKGVNA; this comes from the coding sequence ATGGCTAGAGATTTAAAATATACTAGAAATATAGGAATTGCTGCACATATTGATGCAGGAAAGACTACGACTACTGAGCGTATACTTTATTATACTGGAGTAAGTCACAAGATTGGTGAGGTGCATGATGGTGCAGCTACAATGGACTGGATGGAGCAAGAGCAGGAGCGAGGAATTACAATTACCTCTGCGGCTACTACTTGTACATGGCAGTTTCCAACGGAAAATGGTAAGCCTACAGCAGATGCTAAAGGGTATCATTTTAATATTATTGATACTCCGGGACACGTTGATTTTACTGTAGAGGTAAATAGGTCATTACGTGTTTTAGATGGGTTAGTTTTCTTGTTTAGTGCTGTGGATGGGGTGGAGCCTCAGTCGGAGACTAACTGGAGATTGGCTGATAATTACAAAGTTCCTAGAATGGGGTTTGTAAACAAAATGGATCGTCAGGGATCGAACTTCTTAGCAGTTTGTAATCAGGTTAAGGAGATGTTAGGTTCTAATGCGGTGCCAATTGTATTAAATATCGGAGAAGAAGCTGATTTTAAAGGAATTGTTGATTTAGTAAAGAATCGTGCAATTGTATGGCATGATGAGACTCAAGGGGCTACCTTTGATGTGATTGATATTCCTGAGGATTTAAAAGAAGAAGCAAGAGAACTTCGAGGTAAGCTTATAGAAGAAGTTGCTGCTTATGATGAGAATCTTCTTGAAAAATATATGGAAGATGAGGATTCTATTACAGAAGAAGAGGTGCATGCTGCACTTCGTGCTGCTGTAATGGATATGTCTATTATTCCTATGGTGTGTGGGTCTGCATTTAAAAACAAAGGGGTTCAGTTCTTGCTGGATGCAGTTTGTCGTTATTTGCCTTCTCCAGTCGATAAAGATGCGATTGTAGGGACGGATCCAGATTCAGGAGAAGAAATTAGTCGTAAGCCAGATGTAAAAGAGCCGTTTTCTGCATTGGCATTTAAGATTGCTACAGATCCTTTTGTAGGACGTTTGGCATTCTTCCGTGCGTATTCAGGAAGATTGGATGCTGGTTCTTATGTGATGAATAACCGTTCTGGTAAAAAAGAACGTATTTCTCGTATTTATCAGATGCATTCTAATAAGCAAAACGCAATTGAATATATAGAAGCTGGAGATATTGGTGCAGCAGTAGGATTTAAGGATATAAAAACAGGAGATACATTATCTGATGAGAAAAACAGAATTGTACTAGAGTCTATGGACTTCCCTGATCCGGTAATTGGTATTGCAGTTGAGCCAAAAACAAAGGCAGATGTAGATAAGTTAGGAATGGCTTTGGCGAAATTAGCAGAAGAAGATCCTACGTTTACGGTGAGAACAGATGAAGCTTCAGGTCAGACAATTATTTCTGGTATGGGAGAGTTGCATTTGGATATTATTGTGGATCGTTTGAAGCGTGAGTTTAAAGTTGAAGTTAATGAAGGTCAACCTCAGGTGGAATACAAAGAAGCAATTACAAGGGCGGCTGACCATAGAGAGGTGTATAAAAAGCAGTCTGGTGGACGTGGTAAATTTGCGGATATCGTGTTTACTATTGAGCCGGCTGAAGAAGGTAAAACTGGACTTGAATTTGTTTCTGAGATTAAAGGAGGTAATGTACCGAAAGAATTTATTCCTTCTGTAGAGAAAGGATTTAAGATGGCAATGGTGAATGGACCATTAGCGGGGTATGAAATAGATGCTTTAAAGGTGACTTTAAAGGATGGATCGTATCACGATGTGGATTCTGATCAGTTGTCGTTCGAGTTAGCTGCAAAACTAGGGTTTAAAGCTGCTGCTAAAGCTGCTGGAGCTGTGATTATGGAGCCGATAATGAAGTTAGAGGTGCTTACTCCAGAAGAAAACATGGGTGATATTGTTGGAGATCTTAACCGTCGTCGTGGTCAGGTTAATGATATGAGTGACAGAGCGGGATCTAAAGTTGTTAGAGCGAATGTGCCTCTTTCAGAAATGTTCGGATATGTTACATCATTAAGAACCTTGTCATCGGGTAGAGCTACTTCTACTATGGAATTTTCTCACTATGCGGAGACTCCTTCAAATATTTCAGAAGAAGTGATAGCAGCTTCAAAAGGAGTTAATGCTTAA
- the rpsJ gene encoding 30S ribosomal protein S10, whose amino-acid sequence MSQKIRIKLKSYDHNLVDKSAEKIVKTVKSTGAVVTGPIPLPTHKKIFTVLRSPHVNKKSREQFQLSSYKRLLDIYSSSSKTIDALMKLELPSGVEVEIKV is encoded by the coding sequence ATGAGTCAAAAAATTAGAATAAAACTAAAATCTTACGATCATAACTTGGTAGATAAGTCTGCTGAAAAAATCGTAAAGACTGTAAAAAGTACTGGTGCAGTAGTAACTGGACCGATACCATTACCAACACATAAGAAGATTTTTACAGTGTTGCGTTCTCCGCACGTTAATAAAAAATCTAGAGAGCAATTTCAATTAAGTTCTTATAAGAGGCTTTTGGATATTTATAGTTCATCTTCAAAGACTATTGACGCGTTGATGAAGTTGGAATTGCCAAGTGGAGTTGAAGTAGAAATTAAAGTGTGA
- the rpsG gene encoding 30S ribosomal protein S7 — translation MRKRKAKKRPILPDPRFNDQLVTRFVNMMMWDGKKSVAFKLFYDAIDIVDEKKQNDEKTALEIWKDALSNVMPHVEVRSRRVGGATFQIPNPIRPDRKISTAMKWLILYARKRNEKSMARKLAAEILAAEKEEGAAVKKRVDTHKMAEANKAFSHFRF, via the coding sequence ATGAGAAAAAGAAAGGCTAAAAAAAGGCCAATTTTACCAGATCCACGTTTTAATGATCAGTTAGTAACTCGATTTGTTAATATGATGATGTGGGATGGTAAGAAATCTGTGGCATTTAAGTTATTCTACGATGCAATTGATATTGTAGACGAGAAGAAACAAAATGACGAAAAAACAGCTTTAGAAATCTGGAAAGATGCATTGTCTAATGTTATGCCGCACGTTGAAGTGCGTAGTCGTAGAGTTGGAGGGGCAACTTTTCAAATTCCTAACCCAATTAGACCAGATCGCAAGATATCAACTGCGATGAAATGGTTAATCTTATATGCGCGTAAGAGAAATGAGAAATCAATGGCTCGTAAGTTAGCTGCTGAAATTCTTGCGGCAGAAAAAGAAGAAGGAGCTGCAGTTAAGAAAAGAGTTGATACTCATAAGATGGCTGAAGCAAATAAAGCATTCTCACACTTTAGATTTTAA